The Flavobacterium sp. 140616W15 sequence ATAAAGATGTGTATGTTGTAAAAGAACCAAAAAAAATAGGATTACCTGCCATAAATATGAGCAGTTCGTTTATTTTTGCAAAAAATGATTTGTTTTTGGCTTACGTAAATAATTACAATCATTATGTGAGTTATTATAAAAACACCTATCAACATGGTGGAATTTCATTAGAAGAAATGATTATTCCATTCTTGATATTTAATCCTAAGTAACATAACAGAAGAAGTATTCAGTTGCTGTTTACTATAGTGGTAGAATCAATTAAGTTTAAAAAATATTATAAAAATCAAAATGGAAGTTACTTTTTCGTTGGATCAAATTCAGGAAGTTGCAAAACAAATTTTAGCTCAAAACCCTAATAAAATTCTCCTTTTTAATGGAGAAATGGGTGCTGGTAAAACTACGCTAATTAAGCAGTTATGTAAAAGTCTAGGGATTGAGGATGCTACAAGCAGTCCTACTTTTTCTTTAGTTAATGAATATCATACAAATGACAATCAGACGGTTTATCATTTTGATTTTTATAGATTAAATCATGAAACAGAGGCTTTGGATATGGGAGTTGATGATTATCTATATTCAGGAAATTGGTGTTTTATAGAATGGTCCGAGAAAATCCCAAGTTTAATTCCAAATGAACATTCTGTTATTACAATTGAATTATTACCTGACGGGAAGCGTTTATTAAAATTAGTTTAATTTTATTCTAAACTGAATTTATACTTCTTGAAGTAAAGCGTATTAGCCTTGGGAATACTGTTTTATTAAAAACTTTTTACGTAATTTGTACTCTTAATTTTGCATAGACAATGTCAATAACGATAACTCCATTTACGAAACAAGAATTGTTGCCTCAAGAAGAAAAACTTGAAATTGGCAGATATAAAAGAGAACTTTTTATAGGGATTCCTAAGGAAACAAGTTATCAGGAACGTCGTATTTGTTTAACACCAGATGCAGTAAATTCACTTACTTATCAGGGACATAGAGTTATGATAGAATCTGGTGCTGGCGAAAGTTCAAGTTATACAGACAAAGAATACAGTGATGCTGGAGCAGAAGTGACAAAAGATACTAAACGTGTTTTTGGCTGTCCAATGTTATTAAAGGTTGAGCCTCCGACGATTAATGAGATTAAAATGATGAATCCGGAAACAATTTTGATTTCTGCGATTCAATTAAAAACAAAGAAAAAAACTTATTTTGAAGCTTTAGCACATAAAAAAATTACTGCATTAGCATTTGAATATATAAAAGACGAAGACGGATCTTATCCTGCTGTGAAATCATTAAGTGAAATTGCAGGAACGGCATCTATATTAATTGCAGCCGAATTGATGATTACCGATGAAATTGGAAAAGGGTTGCTATTTGGTAATATTACAGGTGTTCCTCCTACTGATGTTGTAATTTTAGGAGCAGGAACGGTTGGTGAATTTGCTGCAAAAACGGCAATTGGTCTTGGAGCTACAGTTAAGGTTTTTGACAATTCGATTACTAAATTGCGCCGTTTGCAAAATAATCTAAATCAACGTGTTTTTACATCAACCATACAACCAAAAGCGTTGTTAAAAGCATTAAGACGTTGTGATGTTGCAATTGGAGCTATGCGTGGAAAAGAACGTTGTCCGATTGTTGTTACTGAAACGATGGTTGAGCATATGAAAAAAGGTGCTGTAATTGTAGATGTAAGTATTGATACTGGTGGTTGTTTTGAAACTTCAGAAGTAACCACACACGAAAAACCTACCTTTATAAAAAGTAATGTTTTACATTATTGTGTTCCTAATATTCCATCACGATATTCTAAAACTGCTTCACTTTCAATAAGTAACATTATTACACCTTATTTATTGCAAATTGCGGAAGATGGTGGAATTGAAAGTGCTATAAGATGTAATAAAGGGTTGAAAAACGGAGTTTATGTTTATCATGGAATTTTAACTAATAAAGCCATTGGCGAATGGTTTGATTTACCTGATAATGATATTAATTTACTTGTTTTCTAAAGCATCTTTAGCGTACCTTTGCCAAAAATAGAATTCATGAAATTTACACATCGTTTTGCTTATTATTTAGTTGGTTTGGTTATTGGATGTTTCTTTGTAGGTCTTGTATTTAGTGGAAAAGATACACGTTGTAATTATTTTCCAAATGCAAGAGTTTTAAATGATTTAAGAAATAAACCATTCCACTATTCAGACGAAGCTTCTAAAGTTTTAGCAGAAAAATGGATAGATACTTCAGATATTAAAAATACATTGCAATTTGGTGATGTTGATTTTGATAAAAGCAATACAGAATATAAAAAAGGAAAATTATATGTTATTGAAGGTAAGACTTTAAAGAACCAAAAAGTAATACTTAAAGTAATTAATTATCCTGGAAAAGCTGTTCTAGAATCTATAGAAAAAAAACAAGCTGATTAGAGCCATTTGATTTCGGGAATTTCTTTTGATTTCAGAAAAACATTTGTTTTACTAAAATGTTTGTTTCCAAACCACTTCCCTTGATTGGCACTCATAGGCGATGGATG is a genomic window containing:
- the tsaE gene encoding tRNA (adenosine(37)-N6)-threonylcarbamoyltransferase complex ATPase subunit type 1 TsaE; translation: MEVTFSLDQIQEVAKQILAQNPNKILLFNGEMGAGKTTLIKQLCKSLGIEDATSSPTFSLVNEYHTNDNQTVYHFDFYRLNHETEALDMGVDDYLYSGNWCFIEWSEKIPSLIPNEHSVITIELLPDGKRLLKLV
- a CDS encoding alanine dehydrogenase, with product MSITITPFTKQELLPQEEKLEIGRYKRELFIGIPKETSYQERRICLTPDAVNSLTYQGHRVMIESGAGESSSYTDKEYSDAGAEVTKDTKRVFGCPMLLKVEPPTINEIKMMNPETILISAIQLKTKKKTYFEALAHKKITALAFEYIKDEDGSYPAVKSLSEIAGTASILIAAELMITDEIGKGLLFGNITGVPPTDVVILGAGTVGEFAAKTAIGLGATVKVFDNSITKLRRLQNNLNQRVFTSTIQPKALLKALRRCDVAIGAMRGKERCPIVVTETMVEHMKKGAVIVDVSIDTGGCFETSEVTTHEKPTFIKSNVLHYCVPNIPSRYSKTASLSISNIITPYLLQIAEDGGIESAIRCNKGLKNGVYVYHGILTNKAIGEWFDLPDNDINLLVF
- a CDS encoding DUF4258 domain-containing protein; amino-acid sequence: MKFTHRFAYYLVGLVIGCFFVGLVFSGKDTRCNYFPNARVLNDLRNKPFHYSDEASKVLAEKWIDTSDIKNTLQFGDVDFDKSNTEYKKGKLYVIEGKTLKNQKVILKVINYPGKAVLESIEKKQAD